In Kineococcus sp. NBC_00420, a single genomic region encodes these proteins:
- a CDS encoding LacI family DNA-binding transcriptional regulator, giving the protein MAVTSRDVARVAGVSQPTVSRALRDDPRLSNATKQRVREAAQLLGYVLSDAGRALSSGRTRRIGLLVTDLNNEFYHHIIAPVHHELESRGYQLLLHTESDDNGSVVDRLLANGMDGVVLATTTIDSTAPLRLRDRGLPFVYLNRTSTQVDADATVVDPVPGFTAAVRRAVEFGHRRVGAVLGPTNTSTGQSRELALRSALADHGLPLETRYVRRGPYDTAVGDAAVSELLELPEPPTLIFCGNDVVAYGALNAAGRTGVHVPREVSIVGFDDLPPAAWPIVQLSTIAYDFEQMAREAARLAVRRIEDPGAPLSHTTFTTTFVERGTLGTTG; this is encoded by the coding sequence ATGGCAGTCACGAGCCGCGACGTCGCCCGTGTGGCCGGCGTCTCCCAGCCCACGGTCTCCCGGGCCCTGCGGGACGACCCCCGGCTCTCGAACGCCACGAAGCAGCGCGTCCGCGAGGCCGCCCAACTGCTCGGGTACGTGCTCAGCGACGCCGGCCGGGCCCTGTCCTCCGGGCGCACCCGGCGCATCGGGTTGCTCGTCACCGACCTGAACAACGAGTTCTACCACCACATCATCGCGCCGGTGCACCACGAACTCGAGAGCCGCGGGTACCAGCTCCTGCTGCACACCGAGTCCGACGACAACGGGAGCGTGGTGGACCGCCTGCTGGCGAACGGGATGGACGGGGTCGTCCTGGCCACGACCACGATCGACTCCACCGCCCCCCTGCGGTTGCGCGACCGGGGGCTGCCGTTCGTCTACCTCAACCGCACCAGCACCCAGGTCGACGCCGACGCCACGGTCGTGGATCCCGTGCCGGGCTTCACGGCTGCCGTCCGCCGCGCGGTCGAGTTCGGCCACCGCCGGGTGGGCGCCGTGCTCGGACCGACCAACACCAGCACGGGACAGAGCCGGGAACTCGCGCTGCGCTCGGCCCTGGCCGACCACGGCCTGCCCCTGGAAACGCGGTACGTGCGCCGCGGCCCCTACGACACCGCCGTCGGCGACGCCGCGGTGAGCGAACTGCTGGAACTGCCCGAACCTCCCACGCTGATCTTCTGCGGCAACGACGTGGTCGCCTACGGCGCCCTCAACGCCGCCGGCCGCACCGGCGTGCACGTCCCCCGGGAGGTCTCGATCGTGGGTTTCGACGACCTCCCGCCCGCCGCCTGGCCGATCGTGCAGCTCTCGACCATCGCCTACGACTTCGAGCAGATGGCCCGCGAGGCGGCCCGGCTCGCCGTGCGCCGCATCGAGGATCCAGGAGCCCCCCTGTCCCACACCACGTTCACCACCACCTTCGTCGAGCGCGGAACCCTCGGAACCACGGGCTGA
- a CDS encoding LysR family transcriptional regulator, whose amino-acid sequence MTLNQLRAFLAAARAGSFTAAAVDLEIASASASELVRRLEEEHGIALFTRGPRRLVLTGAGEQLLPFAEQSVSAADAGSDAVRALRSLGGGVATFGVLRNADYYLLSDLVAEFHRRHPAVRVRLVGLNSVAVAAAVAAGEIEAGLVVLPVDDAGLTVTPVLRDEVRYVSADPARLRRPVTMADLAAAPLVLYDAHHGWRDPTRRQLADRARLEGVRLEPLIEVEHVEAALGLVARGIGDTFVSRAVVDSAAFPPGLGTVGFETPLHDVVALVQREGIALSPATRELVRLARQRLLAHDADGAGEAWPG is encoded by the coding sequence GTGACGCTGAACCAGCTCCGGGCCTTCCTCGCGGCCGCCCGGGCGGGATCGTTCACCGCGGCGGCCGTGGACCTGGAGATCGCCTCGGCCTCGGCCTCCGAACTCGTCCGGCGGCTCGAGGAGGAGCACGGGATCGCGTTGTTCACACGCGGGCCGAGGCGGCTCGTCCTCACGGGCGCGGGTGAGCAGCTCCTGCCCTTCGCGGAGCAGTCCGTCTCCGCGGCCGACGCCGGGAGCGACGCCGTGCGGGCGTTGCGCAGTCTGGGCGGCGGGGTCGCCACGTTCGGGGTCCTGCGCAACGCCGACTACTACCTGCTCTCCGACCTCGTCGCGGAGTTCCACCGGCGCCACCCCGCGGTCCGGGTGCGGCTGGTGGGGCTGAATTCGGTGGCGGTGGCGGCCGCCGTGGCCGCGGGGGAGATCGAGGCGGGCCTGGTCGTCCTGCCCGTCGACGACGCCGGGCTGACGGTCACCCCCGTCCTGCGGGACGAGGTCCGCTACGTCAGCGCGGACCCGGCCCGACTGCGGCGTCCGGTGACGATGGCCGACCTGGCCGCCGCGCCGCTGGTCCTCTACGACGCCCACCACGGCTGGCGGGACCCGACGCGTCGCCAGCTCGCCGACCGCGCGCGGCTGGAGGGCGTCCGGCTGGAACCCCTCATCGAGGTCGAGCACGTCGAGGCGGCGCTCGGCCTCGTGGCGCGGGGGATCGGCGACACCTTCGTCAGCCGGGCCGTGGTGGACAGCGCGGCGTTCCCCCCGGGGCTCGGGACGGTGGGTTTCGAAACCCCGCTGCACGACGTCGTGGCCCTGGTGCAGCGTGAGGGGATCGCCCTGTCGCCGGCCACGCGCGAACTCGTCCGGCTGGCCCGTCAACGCCTGCTCGCGCACGACGCCGACGGGGCCGGCGAGGCCTGGCCCGGCTGA
- a CDS encoding ester cyclase, whose translation MALDPVAYAPYADPDDFIREVTDLIWVDRSISFIRENYEPDSIVHGAYGTSTTRQEVIEGTLQRISADPDRTGQAEDVVWEARGQDAFLSSHLVLSGHLHTSAHSRTIANCLYRRGRMVEEWVVRDSLAGALDLGLDLDELARAQTFRGYTGSWTQPAPVDVVAAGDSGPRPDEHRPEVERVLEMIRTVWNDRDLQKVEAFFARDLVLLTVGNQVVIRPEGYRRALLRFLECFPAGQFEVRDVQTNDDVRYAGLRVAVTWKFVGDYTGAPTYGPRTGKPVDVLGISQFTFHRGALVKEVRLYDDIALRTQIAAARGDGDTVPVNIY comes from the coding sequence GTGGCTCTCGATCCGGTCGCGTACGCGCCGTACGCGGATCCCGACGACTTCATCCGCGAGGTGACCGACCTCATCTGGGTCGACCGCTCCATCAGCTTCATCCGCGAGAACTACGAACCGGACTCGATCGTCCACGGCGCCTACGGGACTTCCACCACACGGCAGGAGGTGATCGAGGGGACGCTGCAGCGCATCTCGGCGGACCCGGACCGGACCGGCCAGGCCGAGGACGTGGTGTGGGAGGCGCGGGGCCAGGACGCGTTCCTCAGCTCCCACCTCGTGCTGTCGGGGCACCTGCACACCTCCGCGCACAGCCGCACCATCGCCAACTGCCTCTACCGACGCGGCCGCATGGTCGAGGAGTGGGTCGTGCGCGACTCCCTCGCCGGCGCGCTGGACCTGGGGCTGGACCTCGACGAGCTCGCCCGGGCCCAGACCTTCCGCGGGTACACGGGTTCCTGGACCCAGCCCGCACCGGTCGACGTCGTCGCCGCGGGCGACTCCGGCCCCCGTCCGGACGAGCACCGCCCCGAGGTCGAACGCGTCCTGGAGATGATCCGGACGGTCTGGAACGACCGCGACCTGCAGAAGGTGGAGGCGTTCTTCGCACGCGACCTCGTCCTGCTGACCGTCGGCAACCAGGTCGTCATCCGTCCCGAGGGGTACCGCCGGGCCCTGCTGCGGTTCCTGGAGTGCTTCCCGGCGGGGCAGTTCGAGGTCCGCGACGTCCAGACCAACGACGACGTCCGCTACGCCGGGCTGCGGGTCGCGGTGACGTGGAAGTTCGTCGGCGACTACACCGGCGCCCCCACCTACGGTCCGCGCACGGGGAAACCCGTCGACGTGCTCGGGATCTCGCAGTTCACGTTCCACCGCGGCGCTCTCGTCAAGGAGGTGCGCCTGTACGACGACATCGCCCTGCGCACCCAGATCGCGGCCGCCCGCGGCGACGGCGACACCGTACCCGTCAACATCTACTGA
- a CDS encoding cupin domain-containing protein, with protein MTTTEHVRPELSDVTVGAAEIQRRTVRKSDWVPCNAAFIDCRTPGSDRKENYAFIGGGVSQNASQFINLTEPHGFNTGAAGMPNGISNNLHLHFTAEVFVNLGGEFRLRWGVDGQQGEYVSTDGDVVSVPTWIFRGFTNEGPDDGILYTVLGRDVTGGIIWGPSVLEEAESHGLHLTADNRLIDTVAGDALPEGVALITPMKTRYIDELTSYSVEEMRRRVVQPGDRVYSRNALLCATLPGGAAELALVIGYGMTQDRRQTPSITEPHSFNLAWVRAVAEEGLLLHRHDRNQALLVKSGRWSVTLNGDPATAMELGVGDSFSVPPGAWRAFRCVQEGPDGPGELLVINSGDDRVYLEWAPEVVYAARRTDRMIDPNGYLAPVGVMVTATEDD; from the coding sequence ATGACCACCACCGAGCACGTGCGCCCGGAACTGAGCGACGTCACCGTCGGGGCTGCGGAGATCCAGCGCCGCACCGTCCGCAAGAGCGACTGGGTCCCCTGCAACGCGGCCTTCATCGACTGCCGCACGCCCGGCTCCGACCGCAAGGAGAACTACGCCTTCATCGGCGGCGGCGTCTCGCAGAACGCCTCCCAGTTCATCAACCTCACCGAGCCGCACGGTTTCAACACCGGGGCCGCGGGGATGCCGAACGGCATCTCCAACAACCTGCACCTGCACTTCACCGCAGAGGTGTTCGTCAACCTCGGCGGCGAGTTCCGCCTGCGCTGGGGTGTCGATGGGCAGCAGGGCGAGTACGTCAGCACCGACGGCGACGTCGTCTCGGTCCCGACCTGGATCTTCCGCGGGTTCACCAACGAGGGACCGGACGACGGGATCCTCTACACCGTGCTGGGCCGCGACGTGACCGGCGGGATCATCTGGGGTCCCTCGGTGCTGGAGGAGGCCGAGTCCCACGGCCTGCACCTGACGGCCGACAACCGGCTGATCGACACCGTCGCGGGCGACGCGCTGCCCGAGGGCGTCGCCCTGATCACCCCGATGAAGACGCGCTACATCGACGAGCTGACGTCCTACTCCGTCGAGGAGATGCGCCGTCGCGTCGTGCAGCCCGGCGACCGCGTCTACAGCCGAAACGCGTTGCTGTGCGCGACGTTGCCCGGCGGGGCGGCCGAACTGGCCCTGGTCATCGGGTACGGCATGACGCAGGACCGTCGCCAGACCCCGTCGATCACCGAACCGCACTCGTTCAACCTCGCCTGGGTCCGGGCCGTGGCGGAGGAGGGTCTGCTGCTGCACCGCCACGACCGCAACCAGGCCCTGCTGGTGAAGTCCGGTCGCTGGTCGGTGACCCTCAACGGCGATCCGGCCACGGCGATGGAACTCGGCGTGGGCGACTCGTTCTCGGTCCCGCCGGGGGCCTGGCGCGCGTTCCGCTGCGTGCAGGAAGGTCCGGACGGCCCGGGTGAACTGCTGGTCATCAACTCCGGTGACGACCGCGTCTACCTGGAATGGGCTCCCGAGGTCGTCTACGCCGCCCGCCGCACCGATCGGATGATCGACCCCAACGGCTACCTCGCGCCGGTCGGCGTCATGGTCACCGCCACCGAGGACGACTGA